TAGGCGGCATACTCTCCGGGCTGCAAGCGGTCTCTCACCTCTTCGTTCCACTTTGCGTAGGTGTATGTATACGTTTTGGAGGCGTCCGTTTCGGTAGGTGTTTTGGCAGTACTTAACACGACATCGCCCTTGCTGTTTCGGAATTCAAGATATTGCGAAGCGGCGTATCCTGTCACAGAGGCGCCTAATACAAAAAGCATGATCATTATGGGGGCGGTGATACGCGGCTGAAAACGCATTTTCACAATGAATCCCTTTTGGGGTTTCGCCTTTTGGTAGACATGTTCCATCACTTTGTCAGAGACGTCAAATGCCTGGATTTTTAAAATGTTCTCTGGCTCGGTCAGTGTGTCCATGTTTTTTAATCCCCTGTCTTGCAAATCGGTGTATTTCAGGCTTTGTTCTTGATTTCTGTTTTGTAATTCACGCATTTTTGTTCCTCCTCTATGGGTTCCATAATTTTTTTGAGCTTTGTTTTTGTTCTGCCGTATTTTTTCTTGATAGCGCCCTCGCTTTTGTTCATGATCTCTCCGATTTCCCCAAACGATTTTTCTTCAAAAATGCGCAGCACCAGCAAGTTTCGCTCCTCTGCATTCAGTTGGTCCAGCGCCCGGCTCAGCGGTTCACTGAAAAGCTGACGTTCCATAACCTGCGCTGCACTGTCTGAAATCATGTTAGCTGAGGTGTATAGGATAGTCCTAAATTTACGCTGTAGATTCCTCCTGC
This DNA window, taken from Paenibacillus kribbensis, encodes the following:
- a CDS encoding RNA polymerase sigma factor, which codes for MNEEIEYRIKRVQAGEIQDYAYIVKEHQRQIFVYCWRLLGSEQEAEEAVQDIFVNAFEKINMYKPTAGFSFWLYKMAYRHCLNLIRRRNLQRKFRTILYTSANMISDSAAQVMERQLFSEPLSRALDQLNAEERNLLVLRIFEEKSFGEIGEIMNKSEGAIKKKYGRTKTKLKKIMEPIEEEQKCVNYKTEIKNKA